The following are encoded together in the Salvia hispanica cultivar TCC Black 2014 chromosome 6, UniMelb_Shisp_WGS_1.0, whole genome shotgun sequence genome:
- the LOC125196754 gene encoding ATP synthase mitochondrial F1 complex assembly factor 2 — protein MASWMVGKALKTLNPCALRTLTSSARRFSVAVASGESSFTFSSKDPRAGEGDDTIYVKGRERASDSVSMPMSFMTGSIVGKRFYNEVTTKEADDGIGWSVMLDYRTLKTPSKRNLKCPTLALAKAIAAEWEYQQTDGIRPFTMPLMKLACTALERVPVTRPKIIGNLMQKFHQDLVFVRAPRDNDLTRDLRELQVEKFGPLIKWVELEFGFKPVVYTSFFGGKQEEGLAKAFENVLIKTDDYELASIDAIAAAAHSLIIAVGMFRGKLSIEQAIELIRLEEDLQVDRWGLVEGGHDLDIADLRVQISSAAVFLRLSRKH, from the exons ATGGCATCATGGATGGTCGGAAAAGCCCTAAAAACCCTAAATCCCTGCGCTCTGAGAACCCTCACCTCCTCCGCTCGCCGCTTCAGTGTCGCGGTGGCATCCGGCGAGTCATCATTCACCTTCTCCTCCAAAGATCCAAGAGCCGGCGAGGGAGACGACACAATATACGTGAAGGGCCGGGAAAGGGCGTCCGATTCCGTGAGCATGCCGATGTCGTTTATGACTGGCTCGATTGTTGGAAAACGGTTCTACAATGAGGTGACGACGAAAGAAGCTGACGACGGGATTGGGTGGAGCGTCATGCTGGATTACAGGACGCTCAAAACCCCCTCCAAGAGGAATCTCAAGTGCCCAACCCTAGCTCTGGCTAAGGCCATTGCAGCTGAGTGGGAGTACCAG CAAACAGATGGAATTAGACCATTTACAATGCCTCTGATGAAGCTTGCTTGTACTGCATTGGAAAGAGTACCAGTCACTAGGCCAAAGATAATTGGAAATCTGATGCAAAAGTTCCATCAAGATCTGGTATTTGTTCGTGCTCCCCGAGACAATGATCTTACAAGAGATCTCCGAG AATTGCAGGTGGAGAAATTCGGTCCCCTAATTAAATGGGTGGAATTGGAATTTGGCTTTAAGCCCGTTGTGTACACTAGTTTCTTTGGTGGAAAGCAGGAAGAGGGTCTTGCTAAGGCTTTTGAGAACGTTCTTATCAAAACGGATGATTATGAACTAGCTTCAATAGATGCAATTGCTGCAGCTGCACACTCTTTGATCATTGCAGTTGGCATGTTTCGTGGGAAGTTGAGTATTGAGCAAGCAATTGAGTTGATAAGACTGGAGGAAGATTTACAGGTTGATAGGTGGGGTTTGGTTGAAGGGGGCCATGATCTTGATATTGCCGATCTTAGAGTTCAAATTTCATCTGCAGCTGTGTTTCTAAGACtttcaagaaaacattaa